The following nucleotide sequence is from Synergistota bacterium.
CTATAGTCCCCCCTGAGTGCCCCAGCCCCCTTCCTGACATCTTAGGAAAATAAAAGCCACAAGAGGCCAAAAGAGGAACGAGAACAAGGCTAACCTTATCCCCTACGCCTCCTGTGCTATGCTTATCAAGCTTCTCATCAGGAAACTCGCTTAGATCAAGAACTTCTCCCGATTTTCCCACAACTTCAACGAAGTTCAGAATCTCGTCCTCATCCATGCCTCTGAAGAAAACAGCCATACACCAAGCTGAAGCCTGATAATCCGCTATCTTTCCATTTACATATCCTCTTATAAAATAGCTTATCTCCTCTCTACTTAGTTTCTGTCCATCCCTTTTCTTCCTTATAATTTCGACTGGTGTCAAAGATCTATACCTCCTCTCAAGCAGAAGGAAAGTACTTCTCTCAATTTATTTCTGCATAAGCTCATATTTTTAAGAACCTCCTCGTGGGCTATCTTTCCCCTTCCTAAACCGGCTGCTTTGTTGGCAACACCCGCTATTCCCAAGACCCTGAGTCCCATCTGCTTGGCAACGGTAGCTTCGGGAACGACAGACATTCCCACAACATCCGCTCCAAGGAGTTTAAAAGCCCTTATCTCAGCCGGTGTTTCGTATGAGGGACCACAAACCGCCACATATACTCCCTCCTTAAGATTAAATTTCTTCTTTAAAAGGGCACGCAATTCCCCATCATAAACCTGCGTCATATCGGGAAAGCGTTCTCCCAAGGAAGGATCATTTACACCTCTTAGTGGATTATCTCCCATAAAGTTCATATGATCGCTTATAAGAACGAGATCTCCAGGATTAAGATCATCAGCTATTCCTCCCACAGATGCAGTTATTATCAATAGCTTAACTCCCCAAAAAGCCAGCGCTCTTACCGGCAGAGTTATATCTTCCATAGAATATCCTTCATAAAAGTGAAGTCTGCCCTGAAGGATAACAAAATTCCCACCCCACCAAAGCTTCCCCTCATGTCCCCTAACGGTGGGTAGAGAAAAACCGGGTATATCCCTATAATAAATGAAGCCTATTGCTCCAAGCTCTTCTGCAAGATTACCAAGCCCTGAGCCTAAAATAACGGCGATATTTGGTATTCTCCCTTCAAACCTCTCTCTAAGAAACTTTGCGATTTCTTTAGCCTTTTCCGAAAGCTTTCCCTCCAAGGTATCCCACCTCTTCTATGCTCTTGGATGAGACTTCTTATATGCTTCCTTAAGTCTTTTTATCTCAAGGTGAGTGTATATCTGAGTGGTATTCAAGCTTGAATGCCCAAGCATCTCCTGAAGAGTGCGAAGATCAGCTCCCCTTTCAAGAAGATGAGTAGCAAAAGCATGCCTTATGGAATGAGGATAATACTCACCACTTAAGCCAGCCTTCGCAAGATATATCTTAAAGCGATGCCAAAATGCTTCCCGCGAGATCCTTCTTCCTCTAACGTTCAGAAAAAGCCATCCTTCGTCCTTTTTATTTCCCAACAGCTTGCACCGAGCCTCTTCTATATATCTCTTTATCCACTGCAGAGCCTCTTTCCCCACTGGGATCAATCGCTCCTTATCGCCCTTTCCCCTACATCGTAGAACGCCACTTTCGATATCCAAGTCGCTTATTTTTAAACCAACGAGCTCAGATATTCTTAAACCTGTCGCATAAAGTAGCTCGAGCATGGCTCTATCTCTAAGCCCAATTGTGCTATTAGTGTTAACAGCCTTAAACAGCTTCTCCATCTCAGAAATAGAGGGAAAACGAGGAAGTCTTCTCCTTATACGTACTGATGGAACGGTGGTTGCTCCCCGCGGAGCGCTTTGAGGAGCAACCACCGAGATGAACTCAAGAAAAGCCCTTACCGAAGTTACCTTACGCGCTAAGGTAGATTCTCTCATCCCAGATGCTCTCAGTCTCTCTAAAAAGCTGACCAATTCAGCATCCCAATTAACGTTAAACGGATCTTTTATCCCGCTTAGAAAGATTGAAACATCCCTTATATAAGCTTCCAATGTAGAAGGAGATATACCTCGTTCAGTTATAAGAAAGCTCCTAAATCTTTCAAGCAAATCGTTCATCTACTTTCAAAAACCACATAATACAGTATTCCCGCAACGCTTTTAGCATCTTTAATCTCTCCACATCTCACCTTATCCTTTACCTCATCAAGGCTATAAAGCTCTACCTTTATTCTCTCATCACTCTCGAGTTTCTGAGAGCCTGGCTCAAGATCCGTTGCAAGGAAAAGATATAGCCTTTCTGTACAAAAGCCAGGGCTTGAATAATAACTCGTTAAGAGCCTTATACTTCCCGCTTTATAACCCGTCTCTTCGGTCAGTTCTCTCTCTGCACAGACTTGAGGATCCTCACCAAGTTCAAGCGTCCCTGCAGGAAGCTCAAGAAGCTCCTCACCAACAGGATATCTATACTGCCTGACCATAACGATTTCTCCACCGCGAGTAATTGGAAGAATGACAACCGCACCACGATGCTCAACTACCTCCCTGCGCGTCCTCCTCCCATCCGGAAGCATAACCTCATCCACTCTGAGATTTACTACTCTTCCTTGATAAACCAGTCTTCTCTCAAGCTCTTTTTCCATACTCTATCCCCTTTCGAAAAGCCTTTTCATTTACCTCGAGCATGGACGCCTTCTTCTCTCCCAGCGTTTCCTTCAATGCAGAAAGAAGATTTTCCTCACTCGGAAAACCTTTCTTAGCAACGTAAACTCCAAGCATTATAAGATTAGCAACCCGCTGATTTCCTAACTCAACAGCCATCTTAGTAGCAGGAACACCTACTATATCTATGTCATCCCTCGGGGAGGGATATTTTACGAGAGAATTATCATATATGAGCAATCCTCCTGAAAGAAGTCTCGGTATGAACCTCTCAAGCGAAGGCTGATTAAAAACGAAGAGAGTATTAGGCGCGCTTATAACGGGAGAACCTATAGGATCATCCGAGATTATCACCGTACAGTTAGCGGTTCCTCCCCTCATCTCAGGCCCATATGCTGGAATCCACGTAACATGCTTTCCCTCCTTCATACCAGCTAAAGCCAGAAGCCTCCCAGCCATCAATATGCCCTGTCCACCGAATCCAGCAAGTATTATTCCTTCGAACAAAGCAGATCACCTCTCTTCGGGAACCTTAAACTCTCCTAAGGGATACTGAGGCTCCATGTGCTCCTCGACCCACTTCTGCGCCTTGACAGGAGGCAAACCCCAATTGGTTGGACACATAGAAAGCACCTCAACCAGGGAAAATCCAAGTCCCTTCATCTGCGTTTCAAATGCTTTCTTTATATAGTGCTTGGTCTGAAGAATCTTTTGAGGGGAGGAAAGGGATCCACGGGCTATATAAGCTGATCCCTCAAGTACTGAAAGCATTTCCGCTACTTTTATCGGATATCCCTCTCTTTCAGGGGCTTTTCCGAAAGGAGATGTCGTAGTCTTTTGACCAAGCACAGTGGTCGGAGCCATCTGCCCACCCGTCATGCCGTAGATAGCGTTATTTATAAAGATAGTGGTTATTTTTTCTCCCCTATTAGCAGCATGAACTATCTCCGCTATTCCTATAGATGCAAGATCCCCATCCCCCTGATAAGTGAAAACTATAAGGTTAGGATGTACTCTCTTACACCCAGTTGCAACAGCCGGAGCTCTTCCGTGAGCAGCCTCGTACATGTCACAATTTATATAGTCATAGAGAAACACCGCACATCCCACCGGCGCAACACCTACAGTCCTATCTCTTATATTAAGCTCATCTATGACCTCAGCCACCAGCCTGTGGGTTATACCATGTCCACAACCTGGACAGTAGTGCATATGCCTGTCAAACATGCTTTTGGGACGAGAGAAAACGAGCTTCATGCACGATCACCTTCCTTTCCCACCTCTCTGAGTATTAGATCAACCATTTCCTCATACGTGGGTGCCATTCCGCCAGCGTGTCCTAAGAAACCAATAGGAACCTTTCCCTTCACCGCAAATTCCACATCGTGAATGAACTGCCCCATGCTCATCTCAACGACGAGTATATACTTAAGACGATCGACAAAGCTCTCATAGATCTTATAGGGAAATGGAAAGAGAGTTATAGGCCTTATCAATCCAGCCTTTATTCCCTTCTCCCTGAGCACACCTATGGCAGTCTTGGCTATTCTCGCACTCGTGCCATAGGCGGCTATAGCTATTTCCGCATCATCCATCATGTAGGTCTCATACCTGACTTCGTTCTTAATAATTTCTTCATACTTTCTCTTAAGCTTAAGATTGTGTTCTTCAAGCTCATCCGGATCAAGATGAAGGGTCTTGATAAGGTTTCTTTCTCTCCCCTTGGCTCCGCTTATCGCCCATTCCTTCTTTGGAAGCTTTGAGGGATCTACTTCTCTCTTAAATTCCACTGGCTCCATCATCTGTCCTAAGAAGCCGTCCATGAAAACCATTACTGGATTCCTATACTTATCCGCGAGATCAAATGCAAGCATAACAAGATCAACAGCTTCCTGAAGATTATGAGGAGCCAGCACTATTAGATAATAATCCCCATGCCCGCCGCCTCGCGTCGCCTGAAAGTAATCGGCCTGGGCAGGGAGTATCCCCCCAAGACCTGGTCCTCCTCTAACAATATCTATTATCACGCATGGAAGCTCCGCGCCAGCTATGTAGGACATACCCTCCTGCATGAGACTAATCCCAGGCCCCGAGGATGAAATTAAAACGCGCGCCCCAGCACCCGCTGCACCGAAAACCATATTTATAGCGGACACCTCGCTCTCGGATTGAAGGTACACACCACCAACCTCAGGTAGCCTTCTTGACATATACTCAGGAATTTCGTTTTGAGGAGTGATGGGATAACCGAAGAAAAACCTGCATCCTGCTCTTATAGCCGCCTCCGCAAAAGCCTCGTTACCTTTCATCAATATCTTTTCTGCCATGAAAAACCATCCCCCCTTATCTGTAGACCTCTATAGCCACGTCAGGACAAGAAATAGCGCAAAAGGCACACCCTATACACTCTCCCTTTTCATCAACGAACTTAACAGGTCTATAACCCTTCCTATTTAGTTCGTCTGAGATCATAAGTAGATTCTTAGGACACGCTTCGACGCAAAGTTCGCAGCTTTTACACCTTTCCTCGTCAATAACAACCCTTGCCACCGCCACTCACCTCCCAAGCGTTTGAAAGGAACTTTTCGATCCTCCAGAGCCCACCATCTATACCACTCAAATCCCATTTGAAATCCCTTAAAATGCTACTCCCAATTAGCTTTATTCCAGATTTCATCGAAGCCTCTCTTAAAAGAGCCTGACCCCTTAAAACGTGCTCCTTTTCGGTCTGATCAAGCATATTACTGTTATTTATAAAAGCGGTTATTTTAAGACCAGTAGCCATCTCTATAGATCGAGCAAGATTTAATATAGCATCTACACTTGATGTTTGAGGGCGAAAAACGTTAACCACCATATACATAGAAAACCCCGTTTTCTTCAAAGATGGGGCAAACTGCGCAAGCGCTCTCGCTCCCCTTTTGTCCCCTCCCACATCTATAATGATATCCAGCTTAGAGAAAATGGCCGAAAAGACTTGGGGAGGAACTATAGGCAAATCTGAGAAGAGAGCCTTTTCTGGAAGGGTCAGCACTTTTATACCAAGGCTTTCGATCTTATTCCTTCTTTCCCTAATCGTAAAATACGGATTTATTATGTCCAGATCAATAAGATAAAGGTCCCTTCCCTCTCTCCTGAGCCATAGAGCGAGGTTTAGACTCCACTCCGTTTTTCCGCTTCCTGTAGCGCCAACGAAGATCTTAATCCTTTTCTCTAAGGGCAACATCTATTTCCATTTCTCCCAATGGTGTTGAAATTGGTATGACTAACATCGATATCTGAGAGCTAACCTCCAGATCCTTCCCTTTAACTATAGTAGGAGGAGAGATATCAAGTTTAAGCCCCTTGGCTCCCAAGAGCATAGCGGCATTCCCAGTAACCATATTCGCAAACTCACATACCGCACTCTTTGCAAGGTCATTCAATTCCTCAACGGGAAAACCCATCATCATGGCAGAAGCAAGCTTTTTAGCTACCTCCTCTTTCATGCTGTAAATTACCTGTCCCTCTATATCTCCTACCAGGCTTAATAATATGGCAACATCATATGAAGGACGCGGATCGGTCTTAAGTTGAAGCTGTCCTCTCTTTCCATCTGCCTGCGCGACTTGCTTTAAAACGCTGAAAAAAGCGCTTATAAAAGGATTTATATATTCCGCCTTCATTTGCCCAGAATCTCACCTCTCGCAGGCTTATATCCGCAACAAAACTCCCTAACGTTCATACATCTTTTACCCTCAGGCTGAACTTTCCTTACCAAAACGATTCCCTTACCCGCAGCAACTTTCACGCCCTCCTTAAAAACCTCGAGCACGCTTCCCGGTTCTCCAAAAACTGTATTCTTATCAATCGCCTCTACCTCCAAAACCTTCAAAATTCTTCCCCTAAATCTCGTTAAAGCACCCGGATACGGACAAAGAGCTCGCACGAGCCTTTCTATAGACTCTGCGGGAGCGTTCCAATCTATCACCCTTTCTTCCTTTTTTATCTTAGGAGCATAAGTAGCAAGATTTTCATCCTGTGGAATCCTCGGAGCACGCCCCTCACTTATAAGAACCAAAGTTCTTTCCACTAATTCAGCTCCTATACGGGATAGGCGTTCTACCAACTCTCCGTATGTTTCTTTTTCTCCTATATACGTTTCTTCCTGAAGGATAATATCTCCAGCATCTACTCTTTCGTTAACGAAAAAAGTAGTTACACCAGTTTTCCTCTCGCCAGCCATTATAACACGCCTTATGGGCGCAGCACCTCTATATCTGGGCAAAAGCGAGGGGTGAAGAGCTATAACTCCAAGGGGATAGGAATCTATAACGCTACGTGGGATAATGAAACCACAATCTATAACCACAAGGATATCCCCGACAGGGGTAAATTCTTTTATTGAGGAAAGCTTCCATACTCTCAGCTCTCTTTCTTTAGCCCAAAGAGCTACGGGCGTAGGCGAAAGCTTATAACCCCTTCCCTTGGGCCTGTCCACATGGGTTATAACGCCTATAACATCGAAATGACTACAAATCCTATCGAAAGAAGGGATCCCAAACGGACCACTTCCAGCTAAGACTATTTTCACCTTCGCCACAACTTCCTCATCCTGGATTTAACAAGCGCCTTTCTTGCGGGAGAGAGATAATCTATAAGTAACTTTCCATCAAGATGATCCAGCTCATGCAAAACGGCTCGTGCTACAATCCCCTCTTCCTCAAGCTCAAACTCTTCACCATCAAGGTTAAAAGCTTTAATCCTCACTCCCGCAGGCCTTTTTATAATCTCATATATATCAGGGAAGCTCAAACAACCCTCTTTTGCCTCAACTAACTCATCGCTTACCTCCAATATTTCTGGATTTATGAGAATGAGAGGTTTTTCCTCCCTCAATACAATAGCTACCCTCTTTAATACGCCCACTTGCGGAGCAGCTAAACCAAGACCATCATGCTCAAACATTATCTCTATCATTCTGCTTGCAAGTGAACGAATGCTTTCATCGAATGAGAGCACTTGAGCACTTTTTCCACGAAGAACGGGATCTCCATACAGTCTTATTCTAAGATCCTCCATCTCTATCACTTTCTCTTCATAAGCTTTTTCCAATTTACAAAGTCTCCCATTGTAACTGTGGGTTCTTCCCCTAATATCTCCTTTATGCTCTCACGAGCTTTCTCCTCTTCCCTTCTTCTTTCTTCCTCCTTTCTCCTTCTTTCCTCGCGCTCCCTTTCTGTTATCAACTCCCTTATACTCAGACGTATCCTCTTCTCCTCGGGCTTTACCTCCAATACCTTTACCTCAACTTCTTGACCCTCTTTAACACACTCGCTTGGATGCTTAACTCTACCCTTAGCAAGATGAGAAACGTGTATTAGCCCTTCAACACCCGGTTTAAGCTCCACAAAGGCACCAAAATCCGCAAGCTTGGTGACCTTAACCTTTATCACATCGCCAACCTTAAACCTCTCAGCAACGTCCTCCCATGGATTTATAAGCTGCTTTCTCCCAAGTCTTATCCTTCTACCCTGAGGATTAACATTTAGTACCTTGACCTCGATTTTCTGTCCCTCACGCAGAATTTTCCTCGGATTGTCTACCTCCTCCCAATCCAAATCCCTCTTGGAGATCAACCCTTCGACGCCTGGCTCGAGCTCCACGAAGGCACCAAAGTCAGTAACGCGTGTTACCTTACCCTCATAGACCTGGCCAACATCATACTTCTCTTCGATACTCTCCCATGGATCAGGCTGAAGCTGCTTCAGGCTTAGGGATATCCTCTCTTCTTCAGGCTTAACTTCAATGACCTTAACCTTAACTTTCTGCCCTTTTCTAACAACATCTCTCGGTTTTATACCCTTCTTCCAAGAAAGCTCCGTCAGATGAACCAGCCCCTCCGCGGGACCGAGATCAACGAAGACGCCAAATCTCGTAATACCACTGATTTTCCCTTCAACTATATCTCCTTCCTTTAGCGTTTCAAATAGCCTTTTCTTTTCCCTTTCAAGCTCCTCCTCAAGGAGAACACGCCTTGAAAGAACAACCCTTCTTCTCCTTCTTTCCGCCTCGAGTATCTTAACATCTATTTCCTTCCCTTTGAACCTCCATGCGGAAACCGGTTTATCAGGTAAAGAGAGATGAGACTGCGGAATGAATCCCTCTATACCGTAAACGTCAACTATCAAACCACCTTTAACCTTCCTTAATCCTTTGACGGTTATTGGCTTATCCTCATTCTTAGCATCCCTTATGTAATCCCACGCCTCTTCAAATATAGCACGCCATCTCGAAAGTCTGATTAACCCATCCTCACCCTTGCCCGGATCTATGACATAAACCTTGACTTCCTCTCCCACCTCGGGTTCCCTATCTTTATCGACCAGAAAGTTTGCATTCCACTCCGACCTTGGGATCACACCTTCCGTCTTAGCTCCTATATCAACTATTATCTCTTCAGGCTTAACTTGAACGATTTTCCCGTCGATGATGTCGCCTCTTTGAGGTTGGCGTATCTCAATGGGATAGGTTGCTTCCCCTACCGTCTGGACCATTTCCATTACTTACTTCACCCCCATATTTTCTCAATATTGCTAACGTCGCTCTTATCTGCCAGTAAGGAGTCGATGCTCCGCTGGCTATTCCCAGAGTTCGCACCCCCTTGAACCACCTCCCTGAAATCTCAGATAGAGATTCTATATGATATACCTTTTTAGAAAGCTCCTTAACAATTTCCACAAGCTTTCTTGTATTAGCGCTGTTTTTACCCCCTATTATCAATAGAGTATCACTTCTTAAAGCTATTTCTCTCACTGCACGCCTTCTTCTCAAGGTCTCATCGCATATCGTGTTAAAGACTCTGACCTCCTTTGCCCTCTGACAGACCTCCGACACGATCCTAATAAAAGCCTCAATTCCTTGCGTAGTTTGAGAAACCAAACCTATTTTATCAGATGGAGAGATAAAATCCAAGTCCTTAGGCTCTAGAGCAACGAACCCCTTGTCTTTTATCCCCCCGAGCACTCCCTTAACCTCGGGGTGATCCGGATCACCAAATATCACAACCTTATATCCCTCTTCCAAAAGAAAGCGAGCCTTTTTACGAACCTCCTTAACGAATGGACATGTAGTATCCAGGACAATGTTTCCCCTCTTCTTGAGCAAACTTATGATCTCCTCAGGGAGCCCATGAGATCTAACAAGAACATGGGCTCCCAAGGGGATCTCATCAACGCTTCTTACCCTTATAAGCCCTTTTTTCTCAAGCCTCTTCATCTCAAGGGGATTGTGTATTAAATCTCCCACTATATATGCCCTTTTCACCCTTGAGAGGAGTTCCTCCGCCATAGAAACGGCTCTCTTAACACCAAAACAGAATCCTATATAAGAAGCCACTAATACTTTCATTATACCAGGAAAACATAACTATACCAATCCTTTCCGTTAAATTCAAATTTCATAGAAAGATTGGAAGCAGTCTCAGCCACATCTATACATAAAGCGGATGGAGAGGGACGTGCTTTCTCCGGATGCCTACAGGGGCTATGAGGATAAGTACACTTATATCCACACAAAACCCCGCAGTTAGAAACACTAAAAGCATGAATAAAACCATCACGACGAGCCTTAAGTTCGATCTCATATGAAATCCTTTGGCTATCCGCATCGCTTGAAGAACGAATTGCAAGAAAAACCTGATAAAGCGATAAAATTCTCTCGAGCTCCCAGGGCTTGGGAAAATCTGGGGCAGATGGACATGTCCAAAACCTGTTCCAGTAGGGGCATCCGAACCTACATTTTAGGTAGAATCTATAGTCTATGACGAGC
It contains:
- the deoA gene encoding pyrimidine-nucleoside phosphorylase (Catalyzes the reversible phosphorolysis of thymidine, deoxyuridine and their analogues to their respective bases and 2-deoxyribose 1-phosphate); its protein translation is MTPVEIIRKKRDGQKLSREEISYFIRGYVNGKIADYQASAWCMAVFFRGMDEDEILNFVEVVGKSGEVLDLSEFPDEKLDKHSTGGVGDKVSLVLVPLLASCGFYFPKMSGRGLGHSGGTI
- the fmt gene encoding methionyl-tRNA formyltransferase; its protein translation is MAKVKIVLAGSGPFGIPSFDRICSHFDVIGVITHVDRPKGRGYKLSPTPVALWAKERELRVWKLSSIKEFTPVGDILVVIDCGFIIPRSVIDSYPLGVIALHPSLLPRYRGAAPIRRVIMAGERKTGVTTFFVNERVDAGDIILQEETYIGEKETYGELVERLSRIGAELVERTLVLISEGRAPRIPQDENLATYAPKIKKEERVIDWNAPAESIERLVRALCPYPGALTRFRGRILKVLEVEAIDKNTVFGEPGSVLEVFKEGVKVAAGKGIVLVRKVQPEGKRCMNVREFCCGYKPARGEILGK
- a CDS encoding NUDIX hydrolase, producing the protein MEKELERRLVYQGRVVNLRVDEVMLPDGRRTRREVVEHRGAVVILPITRGGEIVMVRQYRYPVGEELLELPAGTLELGEDPQVCAERELTEETGYKAGSIRLLTSYYSSPGFCTERLYLFLATDLEPGSQKLESDERIKVELYSLDEVKDKVRCGEIKDAKSVAGILYYVVFESR
- a CDS encoding chemotaxis protein CheX — its product is MKAEYINPFISAFFSVLKQVAQADGKRGQLQLKTDPRPSYDVAILLSLVGDIEGQVIYSMKEEVAKKLASAMMMGFPVEELNDLAKSAVCEFANMVTGNAAMLLGAKGLKLDISPPTIVKGKDLEVSSQISMLVIPISTPLGEMEIDVALREKD
- the ispH gene encoding 4-hydroxy-3-methylbut-2-enyl diphosphate reductase, with protein sequence MKVLVASYIGFCFGVKRAVSMAEELLSRVKRAYIVGDLIHNPLEMKRLEKKGLIRVRSVDEIPLGAHVLVRSHGLPEEIISLLKKRGNIVLDTTCPFVKEVRKKARFLLEEGYKVVIFGDPDHPEVKGVLGGIKDKGFVALEPKDLDFISPSDKIGLVSQTTQGIEAFIRIVSEVCQRAKEVRVFNTICDETLRRRRAVREIALRSDTLLIIGGKNSANTRKLVEIVKELSKKVYHIESLSEISGRWFKGVRTLGIASGASTPYWQIRATLAILRKYGGEVSNGNGPDGRGSNLSH
- a CDS encoding 2-oxoacid:acceptor oxidoreductase family protein, which translates into the protein MFEGIILAGFGGQGILMAGRLLALAGMKEGKHVTWIPAYGPEMRGGTANCTVIISDDPIGSPVISAPNTLFVFNQPSLERFIPRLLSGGLLIYDNSLVKYPSPRDDIDIVGVPATKMAVELGNQRVANLIMLGVYVAKKGFPSEENLLSALKETLGEKKASMLEVNEKAFRKGIEYGKRA
- a CDS encoding 4Fe-4S binding protein; this translates as MAVARVVIDEERCKSCELCVEACPKNLLMISDELNRKGYRPVKFVDEKGECIGCAFCAISCPDVAIEVYR
- a CDS encoding purine-nucleoside phosphorylase, yielding MEGKLSEKAKEIAKFLRERFEGRIPNIAVILGSGLGNLAEELGAIGFIYYRDIPGFSLPTVRGHEGKLWWGGNFVILQGRLHFYEGYSMEDITLPVRALAFWGVKLLIITASVGGIADDLNPGDLVLISDHMNFMGDNPLRGVNDPSLGERFPDMTQVYDGELRALLKKKFNLKEGVYVAVCGPSYETPAEIRAFKLLGADVVGMSVVPEATVAKQMGLRVLGIAGVANKAAGLGRGKIAHEEVLKNMSLCRNKLREVLSFCLRGGIDL
- a CDS encoding 3-methyl-2-oxobutanoate dehydrogenase subunit VorB, which produces MAEKILMKGNEAFAEAAIRAGCRFFFGYPITPQNEIPEYMSRRLPEVGGVYLQSESEVSAINMVFGAAGAGARVLISSSGPGISLMQEGMSYIAGAELPCVIIDIVRGGPGLGGILPAQADYFQATRGGGHGDYYLIVLAPHNLQEAVDLVMLAFDLADKYRNPVMVFMDGFLGQMMEPVEFKREVDPSKLPKKEWAISGAKGRERNLIKTLHLDPDELEEHNLKLKRKYEEIIKNEVRYETYMMDDAEIAIAAYGTSARIAKTAIGVLREKGIKAGLIRPITLFPFPYKIYESFVDRLKYILVVEMSMGQFIHDVEFAVKGKVPIGFLGHAGGMAPTYEEMVDLILREVGKEGDRA
- a CDS encoding tyrosine recombinase codes for the protein MNDLLERFRSFLITERGISPSTLEAYIRDVSIFLSGIKDPFNVNWDAELVSFLERLRASGMRESTLARKVTSVRAFLEFISVVAPQSAPRGATTVPSVRIRRRLPRFPSISEMEKLFKAVNTNSTIGLRDRAMLELLYATGLRISELVGLKISDLDIESGVLRCRGKGDKERLIPVGKEALQWIKRYIEEARCKLLGNKKDEGWLFLNVRGRRISREAFWHRFKIYLAKAGLSGEYYPHSIRHAFATHLLERGADLRTLQEMLGHSSLNTTQIYTHLEIKRLKEAYKKSHPRA
- a CDS encoding S1 RNA-binding domain-containing protein; protein product: MEMVQTVGEATYPIEIRQPQRGDIIDGKIVQVKPEEIIVDIGAKTEGVIPRSEWNANFLVDKDREPEVGEEVKVYVIDPGKGEDGLIRLSRWRAIFEEAWDYIRDAKNEDKPITVKGLRKVKGGLIVDVYGIEGFIPQSHLSLPDKPVSAWRFKGKEIDVKILEAERRRRRVVLSRRVLLEEELEREKKRLFETLKEGDIVEGKISGITRFGVFVDLGPAEGLVHLTELSWKKGIKPRDVVRKGQKVKVKVIEVKPEEERISLSLKQLQPDPWESIEEKYDVGQVYEGKVTRVTDFGAFVELEPGVEGLISKRDLDWEEVDNPRKILREGQKIEVKVLNVNPQGRRIRLGRKQLINPWEDVAERFKVGDVIKVKVTKLADFGAFVELKPGVEGLIHVSHLAKGRVKHPSECVKEGQEVEVKVLEVKPEEKRIRLSIRELITEREREERRRKEEERRREEEKARESIKEILGEEPTVTMGDFVNWKKLMKRK
- a CDS encoding 2-oxoglutarate oxidoreductase, whose protein sequence is MKLVFSRPKSMFDRHMHYCPGCGHGITHRLVAEVIDELNIRDRTVGVAPVGCAVFLYDYINCDMYEAAHGRAPAVATGCKRVHPNLIVFTYQGDGDLASIGIAEIVHAANRGEKITTIFINNAIYGMTGGQMAPTTVLGQKTTTSPFGKAPEREGYPIKVAEMLSVLEGSAYIARGSLSSPQKILQTKHYIKKAFETQMKGLGFSLVEVLSMCPTNWGLPPVKAQKWVEEHMEPQYPLGEFKVPEER
- the def gene encoding peptide deformylase, whose protein sequence is MEKAYEEKVIEMEDLRIRLYGDPVLRGKSAQVLSFDESIRSLASRMIEIMFEHDGLGLAAPQVGVLKRVAIVLREEKPLILINPEILEVSDELVEAKEGCLSFPDIYEIIKRPAGVRIKAFNLDGEEFELEEEGIVARAVLHELDHLDGKLLIDYLSPARKALVKSRMRKLWRR